GTTCCCGCGGCGCTACGACCTGCTGGCAAAGCTTCTGCTCGATGAGCTGGGAAGTCTATCGCCGCAAGATATCGAAGGTCTATCAAGTTCGGAGAAGCGCTCCTTCATGATCAGGCGCGTCGCGGAGCGGTTGGCCGGCGAGCACCGCAAGGGGCTCCAGGGCCGCCCGCTCGACGAGCGCGTTGCCGCAACCGCCGATCTGCTCCACAAGATCGGCGGTTTTGCTGAGTGGCTCCCGACCGAGCAGGGATTCGAGATCCGAGACTACAACTGCATCTTTGCCCGCATCTCGTCGGACAACGAAAGCGGCTGCGAGTGGCACGTCAGCCTCCTGAAGTGCCTGCTTGACTATCCCGTGACCCACGAAGTGGTCTCGGACGGGCAGTTGCGTTGCTGCCGCTACATCCTCGTGAGCCAACAGACGAACGGCGCCGCGCCGGCGCAGACGGCCTCCGCGCCGTCCAGCATCGGTGCGACCGAAGGGAGAGTCGCCATCGATGCCTGAACGAATAGATGAGCAGGCCATACTGGCCGCGCTCTCGCGCGTGGAAGACCCGGAGCTGCACCGGGACGTCGTGTCACTGAACATGGTCCGGGACCTGAAGGTCGACGGCTCCAAGGTCTCGATGACCCTCATGCTCACGACGCCGGCCTGTCCGCTCACGGGCCCCTTCAAGGAGGCGGTCGAACAGGCCCTCCTCTCCGTGCCCGGCGTCACGGAGGCTGAAGTCAACCTCGACGCCGAAGTCCGCGCCCACCTGAGCCAGTCAGGCCCGCGCCCGGTCGAGGGCGTGAAGAACATCATCGCCATCGCATCGAACAAAGGTGGTGTCGGTAAGTCCACGGTCGCGGCGAACCTCGCGATTGCCCTCGCCCGGCGGGGCGCCAAGGTCGGCCTCCTCGACGCCGACATCACCGGCCCGAACATCCCGACCATGATGGGGCTACCGGCGGGCTTCCTGGCGCAGGGCGAAGGCGGTGGCCTGCGCACCTTCGACAAGTACGGCGTCCGCATCTGCTCGCTCGGCTTCGTCCTGCCGGCGGGCACGCCGGTCGTATGGCGCGGTCCCATGATCGGGACCGCCGTGCGCCAGCTCCTGCACGACATCAAGTGGGGCGACCTCGATTACCTCATCGTCGACTTGCCCCCTGGCACCTCGGACGCCTCGATGAGCATGGTGCAGGAGGCGCCTGTCGCCGGCGCGGTCATCGTGAGCACCCCCCA
This genomic stretch from Dehalococcoidia bacterium harbors:
- a CDS encoding DeoR family transcriptional regulator, coding for MQSSKQQILLLLKRAGSITVEEAAGALSLASMTARQHLFGLERDGLVQSEKVKRPTGRPHYVFRLTPKGEDLFPRRYDLLAKLLLDELGSLSPQDIEGLSSSEKRSFMIRRVAERLAGEHRKGLQGRPLDERVAATADLLHKIGGFAEWLPTEQGFEIRDYNCIFARISSDNESGCEWHVSLLKCLLDYPVTHEVVSDGQLRCCRYILVSQQTNGAAPAQTASAPSSIGATEGRVAIDA
- a CDS encoding Mrp/NBP35 family ATP-binding protein, whose product is MPERIDEQAILAALSRVEDPELHRDVVSLNMVRDLKVDGSKVSMTLMLTTPACPLTGPFKEAVEQALLSVPGVTEAEVNLDAEVRAHLSQSGPRPVEGVKNIIAIASNKGGVGKSTVAANLAIALARRGAKVGLLDADITGPNIPTMMGLPAGFLAQGEGGGLRTFDKYGVRICSLGFVLPAGTPVVWRGPMIGTAVRQLLHDIKWGDLDYLIVDLPPGTSDASMSMVQEAPVAGAVIVSTPQQVALEDATKAVAMFDRLQVPVFGIVENMSYFIAPDTGNRYEIFGHGGAAEAAEELGLEFLGEVPLDQATREASDAGVPITEYAPDSPAAKAFMAVAEKIAARCSVQQFLAEAS